Proteins from one Victivallis lenta genomic window:
- a CDS encoding 2Fe-2S iron-sulfur cluster binding domain-containing protein produces MSEEKKTLFVNNREIEIAGERNLLELIRKAGIDIPTFCYHSELSIYGACRLCLVDVKGRGIMASCSTAPEAGMVIFTDTKAIRNMRKINVELLLASHKRECPSCQRSANCSLQDIARKLGVHDVRYKQSIKDLPVDESSPSLVRDPNKCVLCGDCVRVCSEVQSVGALDFACRGSNARVVPAFDSNLSEVECVNCGQCAQVCPTGAIVAKSNIDQVWDAIYDPDKIVIAQVAPAVRVGLGEKLGGFAMGENVARKMVTAMKILGFDEVYDTCFAADMTIFEEATEFLDRLENNGVLPMFTSCCPGWVKFAETYYPELLPNISTTRSPQAIFGSIARKTLPAKLGVKPENLVVVSIMPCTAKKYEAQLPKFSQDGRPDVDYVLTTNELAQMIQSMGIQTNELEPSAFDMPLGFSTGGGVIFGATGGVMEAALRFAVEKVSGNPMSPIDFKETRGLAPRKEATLEVAGKKLRIAVVHGLANARKLVEEVKAGKAAYDFVEVMACPGGCVAGGGQPISHDKDFRTKRAAGLYDTDKGRQVQKPQDNYWVDKCYAESFGGRPGSHEAHTRLHTHYQNRSQLFDAKSPILRSKKEDALPICVTLCTKQSKCPGQELLGRVVEFVKQKGWADSVNIDAAFSSRPEADGTISVTVGDVVIPRNDSVEQTFAEVRRAIESAFAK; encoded by the coding sequence ATGAGTGAAGAAAAGAAAACTCTGTTTGTCAACAACCGCGAGATCGAGATCGCGGGCGAGCGGAATCTGCTTGAACTGATCCGCAAAGCCGGCATCGACATCCCGACCTTCTGCTACCATTCCGAGCTGTCGATCTACGGCGCCTGCCGTCTCTGCCTCGTCGACGTGAAGGGACGCGGCATCATGGCCTCCTGCTCGACCGCGCCGGAAGCCGGCATGGTGATCTTCACGGACACCAAGGCGATCCGCAACATGCGCAAAATCAACGTCGAGCTGCTTCTGGCCAGCCATAAGCGCGAGTGCCCGAGCTGCCAGCGCAGCGCGAACTGTTCGCTGCAGGACATCGCCCGCAAGCTCGGCGTCCACGACGTCCGCTACAAGCAGTCGATCAAGGACCTGCCGGTCGACGAATCGAGCCCGTCGCTGGTCCGCGACCCGAACAAGTGCGTGCTCTGCGGCGACTGCGTCCGGGTCTGCTCCGAGGTTCAGTCGGTCGGCGCGCTCGATTTCGCGTGCCGCGGTTCGAATGCCCGGGTCGTCCCGGCCTTCGACAGCAACCTCTCCGAAGTCGAGTGTGTGAACTGCGGTCAGTGCGCGCAGGTCTGCCCGACCGGCGCGATCGTGGCCAAGAGCAACATCGATCAGGTCTGGGATGCGATTTACGACCCGGACAAGATCGTCATCGCGCAGGTCGCTCCGGCGGTCCGCGTCGGTCTCGGCGAAAAGCTCGGCGGCTTCGCGATGGGCGAAAACGTCGCCCGCAAGATGGTCACCGCCATGAAGATTCTCGGCTTCGACGAAGTTTACGACACCTGCTTCGCGGCCGATATGACGATTTTCGAAGAGGCGACCGAGTTCCTCGACCGGCTTGAAAACAACGGCGTGCTGCCGATGTTCACGAGCTGCTGCCCGGGCTGGGTCAAGTTCGCCGAAACCTACTACCCGGAACTGCTGCCGAACATTTCGACGACGCGTTCGCCGCAGGCGATCTTCGGTTCCATCGCCCGCAAGACGCTGCCGGCCAAGCTCGGCGTCAAACCCGAAAACCTCGTCGTCGTGTCGATCATGCCGTGCACCGCGAAGAAGTACGAAGCGCAGCTGCCGAAGTTCTCGCAGGACGGCCGTCCGGATGTGGACTACGTGCTGACCACGAACGAACTCGCCCAGATGATTCAGTCGATGGGCATCCAGACCAACGAGCTCGAACCGTCGGCCTTCGACATGCCGCTCGGTTTCTCGACCGGCGGCGGCGTGATCTTCGGCGCGACGGGCGGCGTGATGGAAGCGGCGCTGCGTTTCGCGGTCGAGAAGGTCTCCGGCAATCCGATGAGCCCGATCGACTTCAAGGAGACCCGCGGACTTGCGCCGCGCAAGGAGGCGACGCTCGAGGTCGCCGGCAAAAAGCTGCGCATCGCGGTGGTCCACGGTCTTGCGAACGCCCGCAAGCTGGTCGAAGAGGTGAAGGCCGGCAAAGCGGCCTATGACTTCGTCGAAGTCATGGCCTGCCCGGGCGGCTGCGTCGCCGGCGGCGGACAGCCGATTTCGCACGACAAGGATTTCCGCACGAAACGCGCAGCCGGTCTGTACGACACGGACAAGGGCCGCCAGGTCCAGAAGCCGCAGGACAACTACTGGGTCGACAAGTGCTACGCGGAGAGCTTCGGCGGCCGCCCGGGTTCGCATGAGGCGCATACGCGGCTGCATACCCACTACCAGAACCGCAGCCAGCTGTTCGATGCGAAGAGCCCGATCCTGCGCAGCAAGAAGGAGGATGCCCTCCCGATCTGCGTGACCCTCTGCACGAAGCAGAGCAAGTGCCCGGGACAGGAGCTGCTCGGACGCGTGGTCGAGTTCGTGAAGCAGAAGGGCTGGGCCGACAGCGTGAACATCGACGCGGCCTTCAGTTCGCGCCCGGAAGCGGACGGCACGATCTCCGTCACGGTCGGCGACGTGGTGATTCCGCGCAACGATTCGGTCGAGCAGACCTTCGCGGAGGTCAGGCGGGCGATCGAAAGCGCGTTCGCCAAATAA
- a CDS encoding uroporphyrinogen decarboxylase family protein translates to MQLNMKEFVETVLASPRRYVMPIMTSPGMELIGAKPVDVFRDGELQFRCIDALAKATPCDAAVTFMDLSVEAEAFGSPIRYSEYENPTVTDRIVSDRNEIDALAVPEVGAARTAEVLKCAKLCAANLDRPVFGGMIGPFSLAGRLADMTEIMIMAAVEPEAAHALLDKTASFLAGYAEAIKATGVNGIVIAEPAAGLLSPDMCRDFAADYVRRIVERVQDDNFMVILHNCGRTEQQIPALLSTGAMALHLGNAVSIPEILPQMPEKTLLMGNIDPVGMFKNATPEEIYRKTAELLEATKEYRNFVLSSGCDVPPGVSMENIRAFYRAAADRSRA, encoded by the coding sequence ATGCAATTGAATATGAAAGAATTCGTCGAAACGGTCCTCGCGTCCCCGCGCCGCTATGTGATGCCGATCATGACCAGCCCCGGCATGGAGCTGATCGGGGCCAAACCGGTCGATGTGTTCCGGGACGGGGAACTGCAGTTCCGCTGTATCGACGCACTGGCGAAAGCGACTCCGTGCGATGCGGCGGTAACCTTCATGGACCTGTCGGTCGAAGCCGAAGCCTTCGGGTCGCCGATCCGTTATTCCGAATACGAAAATCCGACGGTCACGGACCGGATCGTTTCGGACCGGAACGAAATCGACGCACTCGCAGTTCCGGAGGTCGGAGCGGCACGGACGGCGGAGGTGCTGAAATGCGCGAAACTCTGCGCCGCGAATCTCGACCGGCCGGTGTTCGGCGGCATGATCGGCCCCTTCTCGCTGGCCGGACGGCTGGCGGATATGACCGAAATCATGATCATGGCGGCAGTCGAGCCCGAGGCGGCCCACGCGCTGCTCGATAAGACGGCCTCTTTTCTCGCCGGTTATGCCGAAGCGATCAAGGCGACCGGCGTCAACGGAATCGTCATCGCGGAACCGGCGGCCGGGCTGCTCTCGCCGGACATGTGCCGAGATTTCGCGGCGGACTATGTCAGGCGAATCGTCGAACGGGTACAGGACGACAACTTCATGGTGATCCTGCACAACTGCGGGCGGACCGAGCAGCAGATTCCGGCGCTCCTCTCGACCGGGGCGATGGCGCTGCATCTCGGCAACGCGGTCAGCATCCCGGAAATCCTGCCGCAGATGCCGGAAAAAACACTGCTGATGGGCAATATCGACCCGGTCGGCATGTTCAAGAACGCGACGCCCGAAGAAATTTACCGCAAGACCGCGGAGCTGCTGGAAGCGACAAAGGAATATCGTAATTTCGTCCTCTCCTCCGGCTGCGACGTGCCGCCGGGCGTATCGATGGAGAACATCAGGGCCTTCTATCGCGCAGCGGCGGACCGCAGCCGGGCCTGA
- a CDS encoding metal-dependent hydrolase, translated as MHIPTHILSGWICGNFIPSFGPRERFFCMVAASAPDLDGLSLLGGWECYYDWHHVLMHNLPFAVILAALLACFSRPKLTAFAVYFGLVHLHFALDLLGSGSDWGVDYWRPFSPVSIRWSAGWEYLSWQNYLAAFACIAAAIGIIYWKKRTILEYPMPKLNRELVDFFLKLARRHG; from the coding sequence GTGCATATTCCGACCCACATTCTCTCGGGCTGGATCTGCGGGAATTTCATCCCGTCCTTCGGCCCGCGGGAGCGGTTCTTCTGCATGGTCGCCGCTTCCGCGCCGGATCTGGACGGACTTTCGCTGCTGGGCGGCTGGGAATGCTACTATGACTGGCACCATGTGCTGATGCACAATCTGCCGTTCGCAGTTATTCTCGCCGCGCTGCTTGCCTGTTTTTCACGCCCGAAACTTACGGCGTTCGCCGTCTATTTCGGACTCGTCCACCTGCATTTCGCGCTCGATCTGCTCGGATCGGGCTCCGACTGGGGCGTTGATTACTGGCGTCCGTTCAGCCCGGTCTCCATCCGCTGGAGCGCCGGCTGGGAGTATCTGTCGTGGCAGAATTATCTGGCCGCCTTCGCCTGCATCGCGGCGGCCATCGGGATCATCTACTGGAAAAAGCGGACGATTCTCGAGTACCCGATGCCGAAACTGAATCGTGAACTCGTCGATTTCTTCCTGAAACTCGCGCGGCGGCATGGGTGA
- a CDS encoding alpha-L-rhamnosidase N-terminal domain-containing protein — MNITASWIWPADSDGRGFNLCSVFRRDFRLESVPASARILITADSYYRLKINGQWIGDGPARAYPEHYQYDIYDISCYLRPGLNLVEATVRYYGCGTFHQIPQRGGFLAQIELTGPDQTIVTDGSWLAARMPQWVENTVKSSIQQAPLEIVDASVAAGFDWKPAAVICCAEEGPWRGLHPRDVKPLSRRECLFRRYVGGHRVAKEPLVVAIPADRLLFPGDTTVNHCNSFPVLIAFTVESPQSQMVHLGLENVKVSVNGRSALNGEVSLKAGSNLLVAAPAQLTGHRPNYEIAFPADAGVSVRNFYNGGEGVAIVEFPELAGLAEDIPYVWANAPAAERGAAFSRIVNAALALRTVEEFLGQYPAARLLDRAELALDPHCAFQWREPFPLESGDVENPEALIYTDGDCTTVNPAPGYDIELCYDLGEQNVGFWNFALFAPAGTVLDIAALEYMTPDGRLQHTGSNYRNLMRYICREGYNRYSSMRRRSGRYLFLTVRNAAGPVRIQLARLVESTYPVVREGEFNASDCRLNRIYEISARTMKLCMEDTFTDCPLYEQTLWVGDARNEGLFAMSVFGAYDLVRRCIRLAGQSLERFPLVGCQVPSGWSSIIPIWSFMWGISVQEYCYETGDLAFGREVWPMVCKNLEGARSMIDPETGLLRTLAWNLFDWSKTDCDHPVLLQNSMFLVGALTAAIELGESLGEPVEAFRGQREELKRAINAQWDARKLAWPDSIHADGTVSEDASMHTSMLALLYDAANPEHVAAARANTVTPRAELIRVASPFAALYLYEAFEKIGMADEILKTIYRDYLPMLRLGSTTVWETFPAALNTGEFPTRSHCHGWSAAPLYFLPRLVLGILPAAPGAMKFRISPRITGLEFASGARPTIHGRVEAGWERKGNELFITARAPAGVELEYLENDTHTDLQVYFNGKPV; from the coding sequence ATGAACATCACCGCATCGTGGATCTGGCCGGCCGACTCCGACGGCCGCGGCTTCAATCTCTGTTCGGTCTTCCGTCGTGATTTCCGTCTCGAATCGGTTCCGGCCTCCGCACGGATTCTGATCACCGCCGACAGCTACTACCGCTTGAAAATCAACGGACAGTGGATCGGGGACGGGCCGGCCCGCGCCTATCCGGAGCATTATCAGTACGACATTTACGACATCAGCTGCTATCTGCGGCCGGGACTCAACCTCGTCGAAGCGACCGTGCGCTACTACGGCTGCGGCACGTTTCACCAGATTCCGCAGCGGGGCGGCTTCCTCGCGCAGATCGAACTCACCGGCCCCGACCAGACCATCGTGACCGACGGTTCCTGGCTCGCGGCCCGCATGCCGCAGTGGGTGGAGAACACGGTCAAGTCGAGCATCCAGCAGGCTCCGCTCGAAATCGTCGACGCCTCGGTCGCGGCCGGATTCGACTGGAAGCCGGCCGCAGTGATCTGCTGCGCCGAAGAGGGGCCCTGGCGCGGACTCCATCCGCGCGACGTGAAGCCGCTGTCGCGCCGCGAATGCCTGTTTCGCCGCTATGTCGGCGGCCACCGGGTTGCGAAAGAGCCGCTGGTCGTCGCGATTCCGGCCGACCGGCTGCTGTTTCCGGGCGACACCACGGTCAACCATTGTAATTCATTTCCGGTGCTGATCGCGTTCACGGTCGAATCGCCGCAGTCGCAGATGGTCCATCTCGGGCTCGAGAACGTGAAGGTCAGCGTCAACGGCCGCAGTGCGCTGAACGGCGAAGTCTCCCTGAAGGCCGGCAGCAATCTGCTGGTCGCGGCTCCGGCGCAGCTTACCGGCCACCGGCCGAACTATGAGATCGCGTTTCCGGCCGATGCCGGAGTGTCGGTCCGCAACTTCTACAACGGCGGCGAGGGGGTCGCTATCGTCGAATTCCCGGAACTCGCCGGGCTTGCCGAGGACATTCCGTATGTGTGGGCCAATGCTCCGGCCGCCGAGCGCGGCGCCGCGTTCAGCCGGATCGTCAATGCGGCGCTCGCGCTCCGGACCGTTGAGGAGTTTCTCGGACAGTATCCGGCCGCCCGGCTGCTCGATCGCGCCGAACTCGCGCTTGATCCGCACTGCGCCTTTCAGTGGCGCGAGCCGTTCCCGCTCGAATCCGGCGATGTGGAGAATCCCGAGGCGCTCATCTACACCGACGGCGACTGCACGACGGTGAATCCGGCTCCGGGTTATGACATTGAGCTCTGTTACGACCTCGGCGAGCAGAACGTCGGCTTCTGGAACTTCGCGCTTTTCGCGCCGGCCGGAACCGTGCTCGACATCGCGGCGCTCGAGTACATGACGCCGGACGGCAGGCTGCAGCACACCGGCAGCAACTACCGCAACCTGATGCGCTATATCTGCCGCGAGGGGTACAACCGTTACAGCAGCATGCGCCGCCGCAGCGGACGCTATCTGTTCCTGACCGTGCGCAACGCGGCGGGACCGGTCCGCATCCAGCTCGCCCGGCTGGTTGAATCGACTTATCCTGTTGTCCGGGAGGGGGAGTTCAACGCGAGCGACTGCCGGCTCAACCGCATCTACGAGATTTCGGCCCGCACCATGAAGCTCTGCATGGAGGACACCTTCACGGACTGCCCCCTTTACGAGCAGACGCTCTGGGTCGGAGACGCCCGCAACGAAGGGTTGTTCGCGATGTCCGTCTTCGGCGCCTACGATCTTGTGCGCCGCTGCATCCGGCTGGCGGGGCAGTCGCTCGAACGTTTCCCGCTGGTCGGCTGCCAGGTGCCGTCCGGCTGGTCGAGCATCATTCCGATCTGGAGCTTCATGTGGGGTATTTCGGTTCAGGAGTACTGTTACGAAACCGGCGACCTCGCCTTCGGCCGCGAGGTCTGGCCGATGGTCTGCAAAAATCTCGAAGGAGCCCGGTCGATGATCGACCCGGAGACCGGACTGCTGAGAACTCTCGCCTGGAACCTTTTCGACTGGAGCAAAACCGATTGCGACCACCCGGTTCTGCTGCAGAACTCGATGTTCCTGGTCGGCGCCCTGACCGCCGCGATCGAGCTCGGCGAATCGCTCGGCGAGCCGGTCGAGGCGTTCCGCGGGCAGCGCGAAGAGCTGAAGCGCGCGATCAACGCGCAGTGGGATGCGCGCAAGCTCGCATGGCCCGACTCGATCCATGCCGACGGCACGGTTTCGGAGGATGCGTCGATGCACACAAGCATGCTCGCACTGCTCTACGACGCCGCGAATCCGGAACACGTCGCCGCCGCGCGAGCCAACACGGTCACACCGCGGGCGGAGCTCATCAGGGTCGCGTCGCCGTTTGCGGCGCTCTATCTTTATGAGGCGTTCGAAAAAATCGGCATGGCGGACGAGATTCTCAAGACGATCTACCGCGACTACCTGCCGATGCTGCGGCTCGGCTCCACCACGGTCTGGGAGACCTTCCCGGCCGCGCTGAACACCGGGGAATTCCCGACCCGCAGCCATTGCCACGGCTGGTCGGCCGCGCCGCTTTATTTCCTGCCGAGGCTCGTGCTCGGCATCCTGCCTGCCGCGCCGGGGGCGATGAAGTTCCGGATCTCTCCGCGGATCACCGGTCTTGAGTTCGCCTCGGGCGCCCGGCCGACCATCCACGGCCGGGTCGAAGCCGGCTGGGAGAGGAAAGGGAATGAACTCTTCATCACGGCCCGGGCTCCGGCCGGAGTGGAGCTCGAATACCTTGAAAACGACACGCACACCGACCTGCAGGTCTATTTCAACGGAAAGCCGGTGTAG
- a CDS encoding MFS transporter: MIYRILQNRANSLACAWAINSLAYSIVYPFLPIYLHSERGYPMATVGLIFPLMGGSIIVSPLLAGYLTDRIGRQFMMQFGQTARAAMFLLLAGMAFFHAPFWLFAAALTVNAGIGTFFQIGSDAFLSDISTPAERPRIFSRIRIGTNIGWALGPMLGAFLMKAPFWMLFILTAALCLFGAWYTGKCCSVRRGAPSAPVSRAVPGNFTVRRLFTDSRLTGTLGCSFILFLLTSQLYSVMSVYATGVVGLSSNALGLIYSLNGAAIIVFQMPMTRLLEHFRLSFPARLVFGTALYTAGYFSLGFAHNAWMMAASVFIITLGEAAVMPSLYSGVSSLAPSGGTGRYMASLELTRGVGYAAGPYFGAMLFQAYSPQPLLLWGLLSLFGCGAAAGYLLLASRFSARRKVREVTLKGNRD; this comes from the coding sequence ATGATATACCGCATCCTCCAGAACCGTGCCAATTCACTCGCCTGCGCCTGGGCGATCAACTCGCTCGCCTACTCGATCGTCTATCCGTTCCTGCCGATCTACCTGCACAGCGAGCGCGGTTATCCGATGGCGACGGTCGGGCTGATCTTCCCGCTGATGGGCGGCTCGATCATCGTTTCTCCGCTGCTGGCCGGATATCTGACCGACCGGATCGGGCGGCAGTTCATGATGCAGTTCGGCCAGACGGCGCGCGCCGCGATGTTCCTGCTGCTGGCAGGCATGGCCTTCTTCCATGCCCCGTTCTGGCTCTTCGCGGCGGCGCTGACGGTCAATGCCGGAATCGGCACCTTCTTCCAGATCGGATCCGACGCCTTTCTGAGCGATATTTCGACGCCCGCCGAACGGCCGCGCATCTTCAGCCGCATCCGGATCGGCACGAACATCGGCTGGGCGCTCGGCCCGATGCTCGGAGCGTTCCTGATGAAAGCGCCGTTCTGGATGCTCTTCATCCTGACCGCCGCGCTCTGTCTTTTCGGCGCCTGGTATACCGGAAAATGCTGCAGCGTGCGCCGCGGCGCGCCTTCCGCTCCGGTTTCCCGTGCGGTTCCGGGGAACTTCACCGTCCGGCGGCTGTTCACCGACAGCCGGCTGACCGGAACGCTCGGCTGCAGCTTCATTCTGTTTCTGCTGACTTCACAGCTCTACTCGGTCATGTCGGTTTACGCGACCGGCGTGGTGGGACTCTCCTCGAACGCGCTCGGACTCATCTATTCGCTGAACGGCGCGGCAATCATCGTTTTTCAGATGCCGATGACCCGGCTGCTCGAGCACTTCCGGCTGAGCTTTCCGGCCCGGCTCGTATTCGGAACCGCCCTTTATACCGCCGGCTATTTTTCCCTCGGATTCGCGCACAATGCCTGGATGATGGCCGCTTCGGTGTTCATCATCACCCTCGGAGAAGCTGCCGTCATGCCGTCGCTCTACTCCGGCGTCAGCAGCCTCGCACCCTCCGGAGGAACCGGGCGCTACATGGCTTCGCTTGAATTGACCCGCGGGGTCGGTTATGCGGCAGGGCCGTATTTCGGCGCCATGCTTTTTCAGGCTTATTCCCCGCAGCCGCTGCTGCTGTGGGGCCTCCTGTCGCTTTTCGGCTGCGGCGCGGCGGCCGGTTACCTGCTGCTCGCCTCCCGCTTCTCCGCCCGCCGCAAAGTCCGCGAAGTTACCCTGAAGGGCAATCGCGATTGA
- a CDS encoding nitroreductase family protein, producing MKMKKMSFLAAIVAAGGLSAADIELPKPETQGGMPLQEALQSRRTGRSFSDRALPREVLSNLLWSAIGVNRDDGRRTAPTALNRQEITLYVCIPEGTFRYDAAANKLVQTSEKRAGDAPLMVIFTADTARQPERFCHVDCGFVGQNIYLFCASQKLATVFRASFKAEDYRPLLNLGENEQILYVQAVGYPK from the coding sequence ATGAAGATGAAGAAGATGTCGTTTCTCGCCGCAATCGTCGCCGCCGGTGGGCTCTCCGCCGCGGACATCGAGCTGCCGAAACCCGAAACGCAGGGCGGCATGCCGCTTCAGGAGGCGTTGCAGTCGCGCCGGACCGGCCGGAGCTTCAGCGACAGGGCGCTGCCGCGCGAGGTCTTGTCGAACCTGCTCTGGTCCGCCATCGGCGTGAATCGCGACGACGGCAGGCGTACCGCTCCGACCGCGCTGAACCGGCAGGAGATCACGCTTTACGTCTGCATTCCGGAAGGGACCTTCCGCTACGATGCCGCGGCCAACAAACTCGTGCAGACTTCTGAAAAGCGCGCCGGAGACGCGCCGCTCATGGTGATCTTCACGGCCGATACGGCCAGACAGCCCGAACGGTTCTGCCATGTGGATTGCGGCTTCGTCGGCCAGAACATCTATCTCTTCTGCGCGTCGCAGAAACTGGCGACCGTATTCCGGGCCAGTTTCAAGGCGGAGGATTACAGGCCGCTGCTCAACCTCGGGGAGAACGAGCAGATTCTCTACGTGCAGGCGGTCGGTTACCCGAAATGA